From a single Sphingobium lignivorans genomic region:
- a CDS encoding translocation/assembly module TamB domain-containing protein yields the protein MVGEPDPPLPPETPGESVAAPTPRRKRPWLGMALLLALVALMVGLWGGVRWIDSPPGHRFLIRQIEGLRPASGLRIEVGAIEGRVFGAMVLRDVRFHDPQGRFARVARADLDWYPFGWLSNRLDIDRLRIHSADLDRLPQFNPSTKRGSILPGFDIRLGDLQIDRLGIGAGISGTRRTLRAIGKADIRSGRAVIDLLAASADTADVVRIALDSRPDDRRFDIDAVVYGPQGGIITGLLGTQRSAALTIRGDGDWERWRGRLIALDGGALVTNLALSVQDGRYLARGPLALVGPLASLRSLAPQGNALLDADLTFERRVARGTASLQVAALRLGVAGGVDLGRNRFDDLRLEAAVDQPGRLAAGVTGKPLLLRARLAGPFDDIALDYLLTTPELRRGKTAILDLRASGKARLTGARGSIPIRLTARSLALGLQPLDERLRNLVAEGRILRDGNALRLAPTAIRANGFTGQLDGAADLGEGRHAANLRAGFEGLEIRGLGRLDLAAVLRLDRPPRGQASFGGTARAAMRRMDNGFLLGLAEGLPVLTSNLAISPDGAIALRGLRLAAPGLTLAGNATVDGRGMLRFTGEGEHRAYGPLQLTLTGDPSRPEVDVLLARPLPALRLANVQAHLVPDAQGYAVSVAGGSMLGAFKGEGAILLPPDGQARIMLANLGVSDVVVRGELVPVSGGLEGALALSGPAEGKIALSMVDSVQKVALDVDLGGARFTGSPAITVNRGHVSAEMLLKPGAVTITGEAQGRGVRVGTLAIGRVAGSLNLVNGEGTATVSLNGRNGRLFQLQSRASIAADRIGVDLEGSIDQRPLRLDRTAVFTREADGWRLAPTSLRLQDGSLRLAGFMGAEATHVDARAQGLPMALLDLANSDLGLGGTADGTLAFDWPRGGVPSGRLNLRVKGLTRSGLALSSAPVDIGLNAELNSQRLAARALLARGGKVVGRGQALVTPLGEGSLSQRLFHAPLRAQLRYGGDADTLWRLTNVEIVSLGGELRLVANAGGTLSDPQIEGTLTTRDGRIQSPVTGMTLTGVAARGTFAGSRLTIGELSGRTNGGGSVTGTAAFDISAERGIGMDIDLQTERAEILNRDDVGARVTGPLRIRSSGNGGVISGDLDVVSSRFMLGRASSVAEIPQIRLVELNRSGEEVERARAIAPWRLDVRARAANGLTVEGLGMQSEWSADLTIGGLVTAPAFKGMANLIRGTYDFAGKRFDLEEGRLTFQGATPVNPTLDIRATADVQDLSATITVTGSSLRPIITFSSTPAMTQDELLSRLLFGTSITNLSAPEALQLASAVAAFQGEGGGLDPINAVRRATGLSRLRILPADTTTGQGTSIAAGKNIGRDLYVELISDGQGYSATRIEYQITRWLSLLSSVSTIGRQSVSARVSKDY from the coding sequence ATGGTTGGCGAGCCCGATCCTCCGCTGCCGCCCGAGACGCCCGGGGAGAGCGTGGCCGCGCCGACGCCGCGCCGCAAGCGGCCCTGGCTCGGCATGGCCCTGTTGCTGGCGCTGGTCGCGCTGATGGTGGGGCTGTGGGGCGGGGTGCGCTGGATCGACAGTCCGCCGGGCCATCGCTTCCTCATTCGCCAGATCGAGGGCCTGCGCCCCGCTTCGGGCTTGCGGATCGAGGTCGGCGCGATCGAGGGCCGCGTCTTCGGGGCCATGGTCCTGCGCGACGTGCGCTTCCACGATCCGCAGGGCCGCTTCGCGCGGGTGGCGCGCGCCGATCTCGACTGGTATCCGTTCGGCTGGCTCTCCAACAGGCTGGATATCGACCGGCTGCGGATTCACTCGGCCGATCTTGACCGGCTCCCGCAGTTCAATCCCTCCACGAAGCGCGGCTCCATCCTGCCCGGGTTCGACATCCGGCTGGGCGATCTGCAGATCGACCGGCTGGGCATAGGCGCCGGCATTTCCGGCACCCGCAGGACGTTGCGCGCGATCGGCAAGGCGGACATCCGCTCCGGACGGGCCGTGATCGACCTGCTGGCGGCCTCCGCCGACACAGCGGACGTGGTGCGGATCGCGCTGGACAGCCGGCCCGACGACCGGCGCTTCGACATCGATGCGGTGGTCTATGGTCCGCAAGGCGGCATCATCACGGGCCTGCTGGGCACGCAGCGCTCGGCCGCCCTCACCATCCGGGGCGATGGCGACTGGGAGCGCTGGCGCGGCCGTCTCATCGCGCTGGACGGCGGCGCGCTCGTCACCAATCTGGCGTTGTCCGTGCAGGACGGCCGCTATCTCGCGCGCGGACCGCTGGCGCTGGTCGGGCCGCTCGCCAGCCTGCGCTCGCTTGCGCCACAGGGCAACGCGCTGCTGGATGCCGATCTGACATTCGAGCGCCGGGTCGCGCGGGGCACCGCGTCGCTGCAGGTCGCCGCGCTTCGCCTCGGCGTGGCCGGCGGAGTCGATCTCGGCCGCAACCGGTTCGACGATCTGCGGCTGGAGGCGGCGGTCGACCAGCCCGGCCGGCTGGCGGCGGGCGTCACGGGCAAGCCGCTTCTGCTGCGGGCGAGGCTGGCGGGGCCGTTCGACGACATCGCGCTCGATTATCTGCTCACGACGCCCGAGCTGCGGCGCGGCAAGACTGCGATCCTCGATCTGCGCGCGTCCGGCAAGGCGCGCCTCACCGGTGCGCGAGGCAGCATTCCCATCCGGCTCACCGCCCGCTCGCTGGCGCTGGGCCTGCAACCACTCGACGAGCGGCTGCGCAATCTCGTTGCGGAGGGGCGCATCCTGCGGGACGGCAACGCCTTGCGGCTGGCGCCCACCGCGATCCGCGCGAACGGCTTCACTGGCCAGCTCGATGGTGCGGCCGATCTCGGCGAGGGGCGCCATGCCGCCAATCTGCGCGCCGGGTTCGAGGGGCTGGAGATCCGGGGGCTTGGCCGGCTCGATCTGGCCGCCGTGCTGCGGCTGGACCGGCCGCCGCGCGGGCAGGCGAGCTTCGGCGGCACGGCGCGGGCCGCGATGCGCCGGATGGACAATGGCTTCCTGCTCGGGCTGGCCGAAGGACTGCCGGTGCTGACCAGCAATCTCGCCATTTCGCCGGACGGGGCAATCGCGTTGCGCGGCCTGCGGCTCGCCGCGCCGGGACTGACGCTCGCCGGCAACGCCACCGTGGACGGACGCGGGATGCTGCGCTTCACGGGTGAGGGCGAGCATCGCGCCTATGGTCCGCTGCAGCTGACGCTCACCGGCGATCCGAGCCGGCCGGAAGTCGACGTGCTGCTCGCCCGGCCGCTGCCGGCGCTGCGCCTCGCGAACGTGCAGGCCCATCTCGTGCCGGATGCGCAGGGCTATGCGGTGAGCGTGGCGGGCGGATCGATGCTCGGGGCTTTCAAGGGCGAAGGCGCCATCCTGCTGCCGCCGGACGGGCAGGCGCGGATCATGCTTGCCAATCTCGGCGTGAGTGACGTGGTGGTGCGCGGCGAACTCGTCCCCGTCTCAGGCGGGCTCGAGGGCGCGCTGGCGCTGTCCGGCCCGGCGGAAGGCAAGATCGCGCTGTCCATGGTGGATAGCGTCCAGAAGGTCGCGCTGGACGTGGACCTTGGCGGCGCGCGGTTCACGGGCTCGCCCGCGATCACCGTGAACCGGGGCCATGTGAGCGCGGAGATGCTGCTGAAGCCCGGCGCCGTCACCATCACCGGGGAGGCGCAGGGGCGGGGCGTGCGCGTCGGCACGCTGGCGATCGGCCGCGTCGCGGGCTCGCTCAATCTCGTCAATGGCGAGGGCACGGCCACCGTCTCGCTGAACGGCCGCAATGGCCGGCTCTTCCAGCTCCAGTCGCGCGCGTCCATCGCGGCGGACCGGATCGGCGTCGATCTGGAGGGATCGATCGACCAGCGCCCCCTGCGGCTCGACCGCACGGCGGTTTTCACGCGGGAGGCGGATGGCTGGCGCCTCGCGCCCACGTCGCTCCGCCTGCAGGATGGCAGCCTGCGTCTCGCCGGCTTCATGGGCGCCGAGGCGACGCATGTCGATGCGCGCGCACAGGGTCTGCCGATGGCCCTGCTCGATCTGGCGAACAGCGATCTGGGCCTGGGCGGCACGGCGGACGGCACGCTGGCGTTCGACTGGCCGCGCGGCGGCGTGCCGAGCGGGCGGCTGAACCTGCGCGTGAAGGGGCTGACCCGCTCGGGTCTCGCGCTCAGCTCCGCGCCGGTGGACATCGGCCTCAATGCCGAGCTGAACAGCCAGCGCCTCGCCGCGCGCGCGCTGCTGGCCCGGGGCGGCAAGGTGGTCGGGCGCGGGCAGGCGCTGGTGACGCCGCTGGGCGAGGGTTCGCTCTCGCAGCGCCTCTTCCATGCGCCGCTGCGGGCGCAGCTGCGTTATGGCGGCGATGCGGACACGCTCTGGCGCCTCACCAATGTGGAGATCGTCTCGCTGGGCGGCGAGCTGCGCCTCGTGGCCAATGCCGGCGGCACCTTGTCCGATCCGCAGATCGAGGGCACGTTGACGACGCGGGACGGGCGCATCCAGAGCCCCGTGACCGGCATGACGCTGACCGGCGTGGCGGCGCGCGGCACCTTCGCGGGATCGCGCCTCACCATCGGCGAGCTGTCCGGACGGACGAACGGCGGCGGCTCCGTCACCGGGACGGCGGCGTTCGATATCTCCGCCGAGCGCGGCATCGGCATGGACATTGATCTGCAGACCGAGCGTGCCGAGATCCTCAATCGGGACGATGTCGGCGCGCGCGTCACCGGGCCGCTGCGCATCCGCTCGTCCGGCAATGGCGGCGTCATCTCCGGCGATCTCGATGTGGTGTCCAGCCGCTTCATGCTCGGGCGCGCCTCATCCGTTGCCGAGATTCCGCAGATCCGCCTGGTCGAGCTCAACCGTTCGGGCGAGGAAGTCGAGCGCGCGCGTGCGATCGCGCCCTGGCGGCTCGATGTGCGCGCCCGCGCCGCGAACGGCCTGACGGTCGAGGGGCTGGGCATGCAGAGCGAATGGTCGGCCGACCTCACCATCGGCGGGCTCGTCACTGCGCCGGCCTTCAAGGGCATGGCGAACCTCATTCGCGGCACTTATGATTTCGCGGGCAAGCGCTTCGATCTGGAAGAGGGGCGGCTGACTTTCCAGGGCGCCACGCCGGTCAACCCGACCCTCGATATCCGCGCGACGGCGGACGTGCAGGATCTGAGCGCCACGATCACCGTTACCGGCTCCAGCCTGCGGCCGATCATCACATTCTCCAGCACGCCCGCCATGACGCAGGACGAGCTGCTCTCGCGGCTGCTGTTCGGCACCTCGATCACCAATCTCTCGGCGCCCGAGGCGCTGCAGCTCGCGTCCGCCGTCGCGGCGTTCCAGGGAGAGGGCGGGGGGCTCGATCCCATCAATGCCGTGCGCCGGGCGACCGGCCTCTCGCGCCTGCGCATCCTCCCCGCCGACACCACCACCGGGCAGGGCACGTCCATCGCGGCGGGCAAGAATATCGGCCGCGATCTCTATGTGGAGCTCATCAGTGACGGCCAGGGCTACAGCGCGACCCGCATCGAATATCAGATCACCCGCTGGCTTTCCCTGCTCTCCAGCGTCTCGACCATCGGCCGCCAAAGCGTCAGCGCACGCGTCTCCAAGGATTATTGA
- a CDS encoding helix-turn-helix domain-containing protein — protein sequence MPVRIHLDDMLHARRMTLTDLSERVGITLANLSILKTGKAKAIRFSTLAALCEALDCQPGDIMTFSSDREDSPECL from the coding sequence ATGCCGGTTCGTATCCACCTCGACGACATGCTCCATGCGCGGCGGATGACCCTCACCGATCTGAGCGAACGCGTCGGCATCACGCTCGCCAATCTCTCCATCCTGAAGACCGGCAAGGCGAAGGCGATCCGTTTCTCCACGCTGGCCGCCCTGTGCGAAGCGCTCGACTGCCAGCCCGGCGACATCATGACCTTTTCATCAGACAGGGAGGACTCGCCAGAATGCCTCTGA
- a CDS encoding DUF2975 domain-containing protein — MQRRDRLIAGTTLIVRLLRWGNYAFLALMIVALLGTWLFHAALAAQLLAKYGSVVPVDTVIGFIRILMLIGMVCVWPIEWLLRSLSAMLDTVRTGSPFVPANARRLRTTGWALLTLQFIDLLTGVLSWWARTWHIDVVDWRPSIIGWMCVLVAFVLARIFDVGTALCDELEGTI, encoded by the coding sequence ATGCAGCGACGTGACAGACTGATTGCAGGCACGACACTGATTGTCCGTCTCCTGCGCTGGGGGAATTACGCGTTTCTCGCCCTGATGATCGTCGCGCTTCTCGGCACCTGGTTGTTCCATGCCGCTCTCGCTGCGCAATTGCTCGCTAAATATGGCTCTGTGGTTCCCGTCGACACCGTCATCGGCTTCATCCGTATTCTCATGCTGATCGGCATGGTCTGCGTGTGGCCCATTGAATGGCTGTTGCGCAGTCTTTCGGCGATGCTGGACACGGTCCGCACCGGCTCCCCGTTCGTGCCGGCTAATGCGCGGCGGTTGCGTACCACCGGATGGGCACTGCTCACGCTGCAGTTCATCGATCTCCTGACGGGCGTGCTGAGCTGGTGGGCGCGGACCTGGCACATCGATGTGGTGGACTGGCGGCCCTCGATCATCGGCTGGATGTGCGTCCTCGTCGCATTTGTGCTCGCGCGAATTTTCGATGTCGGGACGGCGTTGTGCGACGAACTGGAAGGCACGATCTGA
- a CDS encoding MATE family efflux transporter, producing the protein MTEGPLPRILLRVALPITITNLAQASFDIVNAVWVGRLGEAAIAAITASGPLFFVLISLGSGLSTAGAVLIAQNAGAKRFDRLDHVAAQTLLMVGLMALAFTLAGAATVGPLLRLIGVEPAIHDLAADYLAIRYVGMVPMFGFMALQAMLQAVGEVRFAMRVQIGSVIANALLDPLLIFGIGPFPEMGVPGAALATVIAQIGALLVLLHHLLSGRSSLHLRGHHFRPDPAHIRLALSLGLPASIEQAIRTFSSLLLMALAASFGTLGLAAYGVGSRPLHFWFTPMIGLSIATAAVVGQNIGAGLTARAEEAARLSAWLGFAGMTLVGLAHLPFVPTMMTALAPGEPDVIASASTFAYIYFPFLGVLTVPQALLGAFRGAGSPSHSMLISIVMQWMFQMPAAYLIAFGTDWGILGIWWSYPIANAAAALLCLYWFRHGSWRHRLTTVSTEK; encoded by the coding sequence ATGACCGAGGGCCCCCTGCCCCGCATCCTACTGCGCGTCGCGCTGCCGATCACCATCACCAATCTCGCCCAGGCCAGCTTCGATATCGTCAATGCCGTCTGGGTCGGCCGGCTCGGCGAGGCCGCCATCGCGGCGATCACGGCCAGCGGACCGCTCTTCTTCGTGCTGATCTCGCTCGGCTCGGGCCTCTCGACGGCCGGGGCCGTGCTGATCGCGCAGAATGCGGGCGCGAAGCGGTTCGACCGGCTCGACCATGTCGCCGCGCAGACGCTGCTGATGGTGGGGCTGATGGCGCTCGCCTTCACGCTGGCAGGCGCCGCCACTGTCGGGCCGCTGCTGAGGCTCATCGGCGTGGAACCGGCGATCCATGATCTCGCCGCGGATTATCTCGCGATCCGCTATGTCGGCATGGTGCCGATGTTCGGCTTCATGGCGCTGCAGGCCATGCTGCAGGCAGTGGGCGAAGTGCGCTTCGCCATGCGGGTGCAGATCGGCAGCGTCATCGCCAATGCCCTGCTCGATCCGCTGCTGATCTTCGGCATCGGGCCGTTCCCGGAGATGGGGGTGCCCGGTGCCGCGCTGGCGACCGTGATCGCCCAGATCGGCGCGCTGCTCGTGCTGCTGCATCACCTGCTTTCCGGGCGCTCGTCACTGCATTTGCGCGGACACCATTTCCGGCCGGACCCCGCCCATATCCGCCTCGCCCTCAGCCTGGGCCTGCCCGCTTCCATCGAGCAGGCGATCCGCACCTTCAGTTCGCTGCTGCTCATGGCGCTGGCCGCCAGCTTCGGCACGCTGGGGCTCGCGGCCTATGGCGTGGGCTCGCGGCCGCTCCATTTCTGGTTCACGCCGATGATCGGCCTGTCGATCGCCACGGCGGCAGTCGTCGGCCAGAATATCGGGGCCGGCCTCACCGCGCGGGCAGAGGAAGCCGCGCGCCTCTCCGCCTGGCTGGGCTTTGCGGGCATGACGCTCGTCGGCCTCGCGCACCTGCCGTTCGTCCCGACCATGATGACGGCGCTGGCACCGGGCGAACCGGACGTGATCGCAAGCGCCTCCACCTTCGCCTATATCTATTTTCCGTTCCTCGGCGTGCTCACCGTGCCGCAGGCGCTGCTCGGCGCCTTCCGCGGCGCGGGCAGCCCCAGCCATTCCATGCTGATCTCGATCGTCATGCAGTGGATGTTCCAGATGCCGGCAGCCTATCTCATCGCCTTCGGCACGGACTGGGGTATCCTCGGCATCTGGTGGAGCTACCCCATCGCCAATGCCGCCGCAGCTTTGCTCTGCCTCTACTGGTTCCGCCACGGCAGCTGGCGCCACCGGCTGACCACGGTATCCACGGAGAAATGA